The following are from one region of the Fusarium verticillioides 7600 chromosome 1, whole genome shotgun sequence genome:
- a CDS encoding alcohol dehydrogenase (NADP+), which translates to MSTDYEFKGWLGRDPSSVNGKMEWDTFEPKKWEENDVDIKITHCGICGSDLHILRSGWGETPFPCCVGHEIVGKAVRVGSNVTNIKVGDRVGVGAQARSCLRDDCSECSAGRLNYCPKMVSTYGSVYPDDIGKSYGGYADYNRTDSRFVVKIPESLPSEYAAPMLCGGVTVYAPLRNNGCGPGKTVGIVGVGGLGHFGVLFAKALGADKVIGISRKASKKDEVLALGADAYIATDDDEDWANKNAKTIDLMVCTVSSSKMPYSDYFKLLRHGADFVQVGAPDSGELPPINAFNLIMGQFKLSGSLIGSPKDIEEMLQLAVEKNVKPWVEKRPMEDANQAVVDMENGKARYRYVLVNQKNID; encoded by the exons ATGTCTACCGATTACGAATTCAAGGGCTGGCTTGGCCGTGATCCTAGCTCCGTCAATGGAAAGATGGAGTGGGATACCTTTGAGCCCaagaagtgggaggagaACGAcgtcgacatcaagatcacACACTGCGGTATCTGCGGTTCTGACCTTCACATTCTTCGCTCCGGCTGGGGCGAGACACCTTTCC CCTGCTGCGTCGGCCACGAAATCGTCGGCAAGGCTGTCCGCGTCGGCTCCAACGTCACAAACATCAAGGTTGGCGACAGAGTCGGTGTAGGCGCCCAGGCCCGCAGCTGTCTCCGCGACGACTGCTCCGAGTGCTCCGCTGGCCGCCTCAACTACTGCCCCAAGATGGTCAGCACCTACGGCTCCGTCTACCCCGACGACATTGGCAAGTCCTACGGCGGCTACGCAGACTACAACCGCACCGACTCCCGCTTCGTCGTAAAGATCCCCGAGTCTCTGCCCTCCGAGTACGCTGCGCCCATGCTCTGCGGCGGTGTCACCGTCTACGCTCCTCTCCGTAACAACGGCTGCGGTCCTGGAAAGACTGTGGGCATCGTCGGTGTAGGCGGTCTGGGCCACTTTGGcgttctctttgccaaggcCCTCGGCGCTGATAAGGTCATCGGTATTTCTCGCAAGGCCtccaagaaggatgaagtcCTCGCTCTCGGCGCAGATGCTTACATCGCTactgacgacgatgaggactgGGCCAACAAGAACGCCAAGACAATTGATCTCATGGTCTGCACAGTCTCAAGCAGCAAGATGCCCTACAGCGATTACTTCAAGCTCCTCCGCCACGGCGCCGACTTTGTGCAGGTCGGAGCTCCTGACTCTGGTGAACTCCCTcccatcaatgccttcaacctcatcatgggCCAGTTCAAGCTAAGCGGAAGCTTGATTGGTTCGCCCAAGGACATCGAGGAGATGCTGCAGCttgcagttgagaagaaCGTCAAGCCTTGGGTTGAGAAGAGGCCGATGGAGGATGCGAACCAGGCTGTTGTCGATATGGAGAATGGAAAGGCGCGATACCGATATGTTTTGGTTAACCAGAAGAACATTGATTAA
- a CDS encoding methylated-DNA-protein-cysteine methyltransferase like protein yields MPRSDEAQAFFHAVYSAVQEIPHGKVTTYGHIAMLVGTPQRPRQVGVCLKHLPADQSQPFNHDTVPWQRVINSKGQISPRSQPGGSRSQADALQAEGVQVETNAMGEHSVDFSQYGWFPDLLPSEENDQGE; encoded by the exons ATGCCCCGTTCAGATGAAGCACAGGCCTTCTTCCACGCCGTATACTCAGCTGTCCAAGAGATCCCCCACGGCAAAGTCACAACATACGGCCACATCGCCATGCTCGTTGGAACCC CTCAAAGGCCTCGTCAAGTAGGCGTCTGTCTAAAACACCTCCCCGCCGATCAATCCCAGCCCTTCAACCACGACACCGTCCCATGGCAAAGAGTCATAAACTCCAAAGGTCAAATATCACCAAG ATCTCAACCTGGAGGCTCTCGCTCACAAGCTGATGCCCTCCAAGCAGAAGGCGTACAAGTCGAGACAAACGCAATGGGCGAACACTCAGTTGACTTCTCCCAATACGGCTGGTTCCCAGACCTACTCCCCTCAGAAGAAAACGATCAAGGCGAATGA